The Halanaerobium praevalens DSM 2228 genome contains a region encoding:
- a CDS encoding damage-control phosphatase ARMT1 family protein — MIRVGIKYDCFPCLFKQFLESARMANDDEEFVKEILRKYSQMLPDLMESDFGSAVISAEVQAYITELSGIRDPYRKFKQEKLEIAKKLLPLFKAEIKKADDPLLITLLISALGNSKDKNFDFKQTDSIDLAQILNEKFNYNDYQNFKADLKNAAKILFIADNTGEALFDKLLLAQLKKYDVEIKYAVRECPILNDITMEEAQKLTIDEYAEIINSGSRTPGMPMEAATAEFEAEYQNADLIISKGQGNLETLFEKEKGIYFLLKAKCALIADSLGVKKNDFIFIRH, encoded by the coding sequence GTGATTAGGGTGGGAATAAAATATGATTGTTTTCCCTGTTTATTTAAACAATTTTTGGAGTCGGCTCGAATGGCAAATGATGATGAGGAATTTGTTAAGGAAATTTTGAGAAAATATTCTCAAATGTTACCAGATTTAATGGAATCAGATTTTGGCTCAGCAGTTATTTCAGCAGAAGTTCAGGCATACATAACAGAACTAAGTGGAATAAGAGACCCTTATCGAAAATTTAAACAAGAAAAGTTGGAGATAGCTAAAAAATTATTACCACTTTTTAAAGCAGAAATTAAAAAAGCAGATGATCCACTTTTAATAACACTTTTAATCTCTGCCCTAGGCAACTCTAAAGATAAAAACTTTGATTTTAAACAAACTGATTCTATTGATTTAGCTCAGATATTGAATGAGAAGTTTAATTATAATGATTATCAAAATTTTAAAGCTGATTTAAAAAATGCAGCTAAAATATTATTTATTGCTGATAATACAGGTGAAGCTTTATTTGATAAATTATTATTAGCCCAATTAAAAAAATATGATGTAGAAATAAAATATGCAGTGAGAGAATGTCCAATTCTAAACGATATAACAATGGAAGAAGCTCAAAAACTTACTATTGATGAATATGCAGAAATTATTAATAGTGGTAGTAGAACTCCTGGTATGCCGATGGAAGCTGCTACAGCAGAATTTGAAGCAGAATATCAAAATGCTGATTTAATTATTAGTAAAGGTCAAGGTAATTTAGAAACTCTATTTGAAAAGGAAAAAGGAATTTATTTTTTACTTAAGGCTAAATGTGCTTTGATTGCAGATTCTTTAGGAGTTAAAAAAAATGACTTCATTTTTATTAGACATTAA
- the nhaC gene encoding Na+/H+ antiporter NhaC: MTEEIKKPDSKIAVITLISVVAVILISIRTALVLEAALILGAMTAALFALYLGLNWKDIESGMINGIKNALGASLILIIIGMVIGSWILAGTIQTMVYYGLELLSPNIFLPAAFLLAALTSILVGSSFGTIATMGIVLLGVAEGLGVPKEITVGAIVSGAMLGDKVSPMSDSTNLTAAMSSTELFDHIKSMLYISVPAALISLILYSIIGAFYLDSGANLTNIALMLENLGQNFNISFWTLIPPALMLLLSIFKVPAIASLSISFLTASLFAIITQGASFSQILNVAANGYQANTGLEILDNLLTQGGINNMMNTVAIIMAGTAMGGILEKARVLEVILESMLGFIKKPRDLILISLSSAYIMLLATGEMFVSIVIPGRTLAPAYKEMGVETNVLSRSLETASTLGCSILPWGVVSVYIQNVMDIGFGYIPYTFLSILAPIIAVIYALTNKFTFRSN, translated from the coding sequence ATGACTGAAGAAATAAAAAAACCTGATAGTAAAATTGCTGTTATAACATTGATTTCTGTGGTTGCAGTAATTTTAATTTCTATTCGGACTGCCTTAGTTTTGGAAGCAGCTCTAATTTTAGGAGCAATGACAGCTGCTTTATTTGCTCTTTATTTAGGGTTGAACTGGAAAGATATTGAAAGTGGTATGATTAATGGAATTAAAAATGCACTTGGAGCTTCTTTAATTTTAATTATTATTGGTATGGTTATTGGTAGCTGGATCTTAGCAGGGACAATTCAAACTATGGTTTATTATGGTTTAGAACTTTTAAGTCCTAATATTTTTCTACCAGCTGCATTTTTATTAGCAGCCTTAACCTCTATTTTGGTTGGTAGTTCTTTTGGTACTATTGCTACAATGGGGATTGTACTTTTAGGAGTTGCTGAAGGACTGGGAGTTCCCAAGGAAATTACTGTTGGAGCAATAGTTTCGGGAGCAATGTTAGGTGATAAAGTTTCTCCAATGTCTGATTCTACCAATTTGACAGCTGCTATGAGTAGCACTGAGCTTTTTGATCATATAAAATCGATGCTCTATATTTCTGTCCCAGCTGCTTTAATTAGTTTAATTTTATATTCAATTATTGGAGCTTTTTATTTAGATAGTGGAGCAAACTTAACTAATATAGCTTTAATGTTAGAAAACTTGGGGCAGAATTTTAATATTAGTTTTTGGACTTTAATTCCACCTGCTTTAATGCTTTTACTTTCTATTTTTAAAGTTCCAGCAATTGCTTCTTTATCAATTAGTTTCTTAACGGCTTCTCTTTTTGCTATTATAACTCAAGGGGCAAGTTTTAGCCAAATTTTAAATGTAGCTGCAAATGGTTATCAAGCAAATACTGGTTTAGAAATTTTAGATAACCTTTTAACTCAGGGTGGAATTAATAATATGATGAATACAGTTGCTATTATTATGGCCGGAACTGCAATGGGAGGGATTTTAGAAAAAGCTAGAGTTTTAGAAGTTATTTTAGAATCTATGCTGGGCTTTATTAAAAAGCCTAGAGATTTAATTTTAATTTCCTTAAGTTCTGCTTATATTATGCTACTGGCAACTGGAGAAATGTTTGTTTCAATTGTTATTCCTGGAAGAACCCTTGCTCCTGCTTATAAGGAGATGGGGGTTGAAACGAATGTTCTTTCACGTTCTTTAGAAACAGCTTCTACTTTAGGCTGTTCAATTTTACCTTGGGGAGTAGTTTCTGTCTATATTCAAAATGTAATGGATATTGGTTTTGGCTATATACCTTATACATTCTTATCTATTTTAGCCCCAATTATTGCTGTGATCTATGCTTTAACTAATAAATTTACTTTTAGAAGTAATTAA
- a CDS encoding DUF3159 domain-containing protein — translation MKINKSEIKAELSSIFLNKTFDALLPPLIYTIINSIFGLKTALILAVITAFFNFTKRVLQKDNWKYSLAGLAGVIIAALFAYLSNNAGNYFIPALISSAFLVLAALISILLNKPLAAWASHLSRGWPLDWFWRDDIKPAYREVTIFWTLYFGLRLIIQLRLFFSNAVLNLAWVNLLLGWPAIIAILIISYIYGIWRLNKLGGPGVDEFKNNKKPPWDGQKRGF, via the coding sequence ATGAAAATAAATAAATCTGAAATAAAAGCAGAATTAAGTTCTATATTTTTAAATAAAACTTTTGATGCTCTGCTACCACCTTTAATTTATACAATTATTAATTCCATTTTTGGTTTAAAAACTGCTCTTATCTTAGCAGTGATTACTGCTTTTTTTAACTTCACTAAAAGAGTTTTACAAAAAGATAATTGGAAATATTCTTTAGCGGGCCTAGCTGGGGTGATTATTGCAGCTTTATTTGCTTATTTAAGTAATAATGCTGGTAATTATTTTATTCCCGCTTTAATTTCTTCTGCTTTTTTGGTCTTAGCTGCTTTAATTAGTATTTTGTTAAATAAACCACTTGCTGCCTGGGCCAGTCATTTGAGCCGTGGATGGCCTTTAGACTGGTTCTGGCGTGATGATATTAAACCTGCTTATAGAGAAGTCACAATTTTTTGGACTCTTTATTTTGGGCTGCGATTGATAATTCAACTTAGATTATTTTTCAGTAATGCTGTGCTTAACTTGGCCTGGGTTAATCTGCTTTTAGGGTGGCCAGCTATTATAGCTATTCTAATAATCAGCTATATTTATGGAATCTGGAGACTAAATAAACTTGGTGGGCCTGGAGTTGATGAATTTAAAAATAATAAAAAGCCTCCTTGGGATGGTCAAAAAAGAGGCTTTTAA
- a CDS encoding fructose-1,6-bisphosphatase: MEAEKYLELLSENFPNIPAVSTEIINLKAILNLPKSTEHFLTDLHAEDEAFQYMLKTASGVIEYKIDQAFDLSQAEKNELATLIFYPEEKLEKLKANQAKLGAAEYQKFLNQIIKLSKDVSSIYTRSKVRKALPEEFAYIIEELLHLKKDSKNKKDYHDQIVKTIIEIGQAENFIISLAQLIQTFAVDKLHIVGDIFDRGPNPHKIMDVLKNHHDVDLQWGNHDILWMGAGLGQKALIATAVRISLRYGNLELLEEGYRINMRPLARLARNYYQDFKGEIFCPKLIERDINDQDKDISAQMQKAIAIIQFKLEGQLIKSRPEFKMNEALYLEKIDYKRGILTLNEQEYPLIDNHFPTIDPKNPYQLNEQEQEVIDHLSNSFQNNDRLQEDIRFIFNNGSMYKKYNGNLLFHGCVPLKQNGDFAEIEVEAKKVKGKKLLDFFQDVVRHSYSTKTKRKDKRDWLWYLWRGEYSPLFGKDRMTTFLRYFTDEDDKELYQENKNPYYSLREKEEICNKILKEFEMDPEQGVIINGHTPVEEKRGESPIKGQGKLLVIDGGISAAYHKKTGIAGYTLIYSDSEMRLISHKPFVSKAEVLKKGTKDTLASKVVKKFEPAKKISDTDIGIKLKDDIKYLEKLLKAYQNGTIKEKYN, translated from the coding sequence ATGGAAGCAGAAAAATATTTAGAACTTTTATCAGAGAACTTCCCTAATATTCCAGCAGTTAGTACTGAAATTATTAATTTAAAGGCTATTTTAAATTTACCTAAAAGTACTGAACATTTTTTAACAGATTTGCATGCTGAAGATGAAGCATTTCAATATATGCTCAAAACTGCTTCAGGAGTTATTGAATATAAAATAGATCAAGCTTTTGATTTAAGTCAAGCAGAAAAAAATGAATTAGCAACTTTAATTTTTTATCCAGAAGAAAAATTAGAAAAATTAAAAGCGAATCAGGCTAAGCTTGGGGCAGCTGAATACCAAAAATTTTTAAATCAAATAATAAAACTCTCTAAAGATGTATCTTCTATTTATACTAGATCAAAAGTCAGGAAAGCTCTACCAGAAGAATTTGCTTATATTATCGAAGAACTTCTGCACCTAAAAAAAGATAGTAAAAACAAAAAAGATTATCATGATCAAATTGTAAAAACAATTATTGAAATTGGTCAAGCTGAAAACTTTATTATTTCTTTAGCCCAGCTAATCCAAACTTTTGCAGTTGATAAATTGCATATAGTAGGAGATATATTTGATCGAGGTCCAAATCCACATAAAATTATGGACGTTTTAAAAAATCACCATGATGTCGACTTACAATGGGGAAACCATGATATATTGTGGATGGGAGCAGGTCTTGGTCAAAAAGCATTAATTGCAACAGCAGTTAGAATTAGTTTGAGATATGGTAATTTAGAGCTCTTAGAAGAAGGTTATAGAATTAATATGAGACCTTTAGCCAGATTAGCCAGAAATTATTATCAAGATTTTAAGGGAGAAATTTTTTGTCCTAAATTAATAGAAAGAGATATTAATGATCAAGATAAAGATATCAGTGCTCAAATGCAAAAAGCAATTGCTATTATTCAATTTAAATTAGAAGGCCAATTAATTAAAAGCAGACCTGAATTTAAAATGAATGAAGCCCTCTATTTAGAAAAAATAGATTATAAAAGAGGTATTTTAACTTTAAATGAGCAAGAATATCCTTTAATTGATAATCATTTTCCGACAATCGATCCTAAAAATCCCTATCAATTAAATGAGCAAGAACAAGAAGTAATAGATCATTTAAGTAATTCTTTTCAAAATAATGATAGATTACAGGAAGATATTAGATTTATTTTTAATAATGGAAGTATGTATAAAAAATATAATGGAAATCTGTTATTTCATGGTTGTGTACCTTTAAAGCAAAATGGGGATTTTGCTGAAATTGAGGTGGAAGCTAAAAAAGTTAAGGGTAAAAAATTACTTGATTTCTTTCAGGATGTAGTTAGACATAGTTATTCAACTAAAACAAAGAGAAAAGATAAACGTGACTGGTTATGGTATCTCTGGCGAGGAGAATACTCTCCTCTTTTTGGTAAAGATAGAATGACTACTTTTTTAAGATATTTTACTGATGAGGATGATAAAGAACTTTATCAAGAAAATAAAAATCCATATTATTCTTTGAGAGAAAAGGAAGAAATTTGTAATAAAATATTAAAGGAATTTGAGATGGATCCTGAGCAGGGAGTTATTATTAATGGTCATACTCCAGTTGAAGAAAAAAGAGGAGAAAGTCCAATTAAAGGCCAGGGAAAATTATTAGTAATTGATGGTGGAATTTCTGCTGCTTATCATAAAAAAACTGGTATAGCTGGCTATACTTTAATTTATAGTGACTCAGAAATGAGACTGATTTCTCATAAACCGTTTGTATCTAAAGCAGAAGTGCTCAAAAAAGGAACAAAAGATACACTTGCTTCTAAAGTTGTAAAAAAGTTTGAGCCAGCCAAGAAAATTTCAGATACAGATATAGGAATTAAATTAAAAGATGATATTAAGTATCTAGAAAAATTACTAAAAGCTTATCAAAATGGAACTATTAAAGAAAAATATAATTAA